CCAGCCTCTTTAAAAGCATCCATTTTCTTCTCATTATATTCTCGTATCCATCTTCCAAGCATATCTGGACGAATACCTAACTCTCTAGCTACTTCAGAAATATTATCTCTTTCTACTGCCATAGCAACAGACTGAAGCTTAAATTCTTTACTGTAATATCTTTTCTTTTTCATAAGCATAAAATTAATATTCAATGCTTAATGGCTATTCTAAACCCTCCAGTTAAAAGTACTAAGTCCAGTATAAACCTTTGATAGATTACATTAATAATACGCAAACTTCAATTTGGTGAACCGCCGTATACGAGACCCTTACGTGCGGTGGTGTGAGAGGCGCACTCCGTCAGTTTATCTGGCGGAGCCGTCTACTCGATTGGGGTATCGTGTTATTTAATAACTAGCTATTGAGTATTTCTAATAATTTAGAATTTAGGTATAATTTCTCTTTTCCAACTTGTTCACTTGTTAGGAATCCTTCATTTTCTAGTGATTTCAAATAATTTCCAACCGTTTTTAAATTTCCCAATTTTGCTTCTTCGAGGGATTGCCTTTTTGTATAGGGTAATTTGAATAAAACTTCCATCAAATCTTTGGAGTAAACTTTCGGCAATTGACTTTGGATATCTTTTCCCATTTGGCTCATCAATTTTTCGATTCTTTTTATTCTGTTTCGATCCTCTATTGCGGTTTTTTCTATCATATCCAACATATAAAGTATCCAGTCTTTCCATTCATTTTTTTCGGTGACAGCTCTTAGGTTTTGGTAGTAAGCATTTTTGTTTTTCATTATGTAACCGCTAAGGAATAATGCTGGCAAGTCTAACAAGTCAGTTATATTAAGATATAGGAGGAGTATAATTCTTCCTGTTCGACCATTGCCATCAAAAAATGGATGTATTGCTTCAAATTGGTAATGGATGATGGCCATTTTTACTAAAGGGTCGACCTCATCTTCGGCATGGATAAAATCTTCTAAGTTTTTCAACTTCTCTCGGATAATATCTTCTCCTTCTGGGGGAGTATACACCGCTTTATTTGTAACTGGATTAGTTAGTTGAGTGCCTGGAGCATTGCGTATTCCTGCTGTGTTTTCCTTTATTTTTTGTACTAGTTGAATAAATAAGTTAGTAGTAAGAAATGGTCGTTTCTTTATTTCTTCTAAACCTAGCCAAAGAGCATCTTTGTAATGTAATACTTCTTTTATTATTGGGTTGTCAGTCCTTTTGTCTGCTATTGAAGATTTAAACAGTTCGTCATTTGTGGTAATAATATTTTCTATTGCAGAACTTGCTTGTGCTTCCTGTAATTGGATGCTGTCGATAAATAAAGTGGGATTTGGAAGGTTGGTTATGGCGCCCTTAAGCTCCGATAGTGCACGGCTAGCTGAAATAGTTTTTTTTAGTATTTCGGTTGTTTCAATTTCCGATTGTGGAGGTAATAAAGGTAAATCGTTGTATGGTTTTTGGGAGTTGTAGGTCACAATTGTTAGATGTTTTAATGAGGGTACTTATTACCCCTGAATAATCAATAGGGGTAAATGTAGTTAAAAAACGCCCTTGTTTTAAATTAGGGTGTAGATATTACCCTCTTTCTAATTTGTGTTTCATGTACCCCAAATTGGCTGGGTAAACTCTATAGAGTTTACTTCTTCTATTATGTGCAAGTTAAGTTTTATG
This genomic stretch from Flavobacteriales bacterium harbors:
- a CDS encoding transposase; the encoded protein is MKKKRYYSKEFKLQSVAMAVERDNISEVARELGIRPDMLGRWIREYNEKKMDAFKEAG
- a CDS encoding Fic family protein, with the protein product MVTYNSQKPYNDLPLLPPQSEIETTEILKKTISASRALSELKGAITNLPNPTLFIDSIQLQEAQASSAIENIITTNDELFKSSIADKRTDNPIIKEVLHYKDALWLGLEEIKKRPFLTTNLFIQLVQKIKENTAGIRNAPGTQLTNPVTNKAVYTPPEGEDIIREKLKNLEDFIHAEDEVDPLVKMAIIHYQFEAIHPFFDGNGRTGRIILLLYLNITDLLDLPALFLSGYIMKNKNAYYQNLRAVTEKNEWKDWILYMLDMIEKTAIEDRNRIKRIEKLMSQMGKDIQSQLPKVYSKDLMEVLFKLPYTKRQSLEEAKLGNLKTVGNYLKSLENEGFLTSEQVGKEKLYLNSKLLEILNS